A portion of the Chloroflexia bacterium SDU3-3 genome contains these proteins:
- a CDS encoding sugar ABC transporter permease, with the protein MNTLNQAAATQKPAQRSLTMTLKNIAPWLYLLPFLVFFGIFQLYPIFYGLFVSLTKWDLVSDPQFVGLTNYINLFTKDTLYWTALRNTGLFVALNAPLAIVIPLGLAMLVNESIPGRDIFRSAFTAPLMISVSSVGVLWVWFLNPTLGLINHYFRILGIPEQNWLAQNGWAMVAVVITTVWWNSGWNLVLFLAGLQEIPEQLYDAAKIDGAGPWGLFRYVTLPGLRPTVLFVGVTTIIGSFRVFGQVFVMTSGGPFDSTRTVVQHIYETGFRYFRMGNASAIAWSLFLIVLVFTVLQFRFMNESEE; encoded by the coding sequence ATGAATACCCTGAATCAAGCCGCCGCAACCCAGAAGCCAGCACAGCGCAGCCTCACAATGACCCTGAAAAATATTGCCCCCTGGCTCTATCTGCTGCCCTTTCTTGTGTTTTTTGGGATCTTTCAGCTGTATCCGATCTTCTACGGCCTCTTTGTCAGTCTCACCAAGTGGGATCTGGTCTCCGACCCGCAGTTTGTAGGCCTGACCAACTACATCAATCTCTTCACCAAAGATACGCTCTACTGGACGGCGCTACGCAACACCGGCCTGTTTGTGGCGCTGAACGCCCCGCTGGCGATCGTCATCCCGCTGGGGCTGGCCATGCTGGTGAACGAGAGCATCCCTGGCCGCGACATCTTCCGCAGCGCCTTCACGGCCCCGCTGATGATCTCGGTCTCCTCGGTGGGCGTGCTGTGGGTGTGGTTCCTCAACCCCACGCTGGGCCTGATCAACCACTACTTTCGCATCCTGGGCATCCCCGAGCAGAACTGGCTGGCGCAGAACGGCTGGGCCATGGTGGCGGTGGTGATCACCACGGTCTGGTGGAACTCGGGCTGGAACCTCGTGCTGTTCCTAGCGGGCCTGCAAGAGATCCCCGAGCAGCTGTACGACGCGGCCAAGATCGATGGCGCTGGGCCGTGGGGCCTGTTCCGCTATGTGACGCTGCCCGGCCTGCGCCCGACCGTGCTGTTCGTGGGCGTGACCACGATCATCGGCTCGTTCCGCGTGTTTGGCCAGGTGTTTGTGATGACCAGCGGCGGCCCCTTCGACTCGACCCGAACGGTGGTGCAGCACATCTATGAGACCGGCTTCCGCTACTTCCGCATGGGCAACGCCTCGGCCATCGCCTGGTCGCTGTTCCTGATCGTGCTGGTGTTCACCGTGCTGCAGTTCCGCTTCATGAACGAGTCGGAAGAATAG
- a CDS encoding extracellular solute-binding protein, which translates to MCAPPMFVKEVIVDSQRRTNLSRRQMLRLFATTAGVTAAGAILAACGNPPEDAGTAGGATAAAGDNSLLNAPTATPIAPQSFGSSSAKTKIRFWTILSSVDGTVMNNLVRKFCEENPDIAVESLQGLTDFNQKLQASTISNTAPEVALIRHTYIGPFVDKNMLGPIEASELTSAGINAEDYDPTVWKFTQYKDKQYTVPLDIHCMAMVYNKKILADNNLQVPTTLDEWTKVVETVTKGDVLGYNTFGIGSGAAEYMTWYIFAIWQQFGVSMISEDGTKAAFNTPEGVAAIKWMKEIQSKGNPKNVSTADLGRTGKLATWPDGPWISTLYFDPSQAESANDMDAAPLPQKDLNKKAVWGQSHQFALPRQANPDPEKRAAALKFILWMSEHSADWAKAGQVPARNSARDEALNGSDPILQKLKAWASELPYVSFMPAHPMLLEVMPRIAANVEGALLDQWSIEEGLKKAEDEVNQILAG; encoded by the coding sequence ATGTGTGCGCCGCCTATGTTCGTTAAGGAGGTCATTGTGGATTCTCAGCGACGGACCAACCTCTCCCGCCGACAGATGCTCCGCCTGTTTGCCACCACCGCAGGCGTCACCGCAGCAGGCGCTATCTTGGCCGCATGCGGCAACCCGCCCGAGGACGCAGGCACCGCCGGAGGCGCAACCGCCGCCGCTGGCGATAATAGCCTCCTCAACGCCCCGACCGCAACGCCGATCGCCCCGCAGTCGTTTGGCTCTAGCAGCGCGAAGACCAAGATCCGCTTTTGGACCATCCTGAGCAGCGTAGATGGCACAGTGATGAACAACTTGGTCCGCAAGTTCTGCGAGGAGAACCCCGATATCGCTGTGGAGTCGCTGCAGGGCCTCACCGACTTCAACCAGAAGCTCCAGGCCTCTACTATCAGCAACACCGCCCCCGAGGTCGCGCTCATCCGCCACACCTACATCGGCCCGTTTGTCGACAAGAACATGCTCGGCCCGATCGAGGCCAGCGAGCTGACCAGCGCAGGTATCAACGCCGAAGACTACGACCCCACGGTCTGGAAGTTCACACAGTACAAAGACAAACAGTACACGGTGCCGCTCGACATTCACTGTATGGCTATGGTCTACAACAAGAAGATCCTGGCCGACAACAACCTGCAGGTGCCCACCACGCTGGATGAGTGGACGAAGGTGGTCGAGACGGTGACAAAAGGCGACGTGCTGGGCTACAACACCTTTGGCATTGGTAGCGGCGCAGCCGAGTACATGACCTGGTACATTTTCGCCATCTGGCAGCAGTTTGGTGTGAGCATGATCAGTGAGGATGGCACCAAGGCCGCCTTCAACACCCCCGAGGGCGTTGCGGCGATCAAGTGGATGAAGGAGATCCAGTCGAAGGGCAACCCCAAGAACGTCTCCACCGCCGACCTTGGCCGCACCGGCAAGCTGGCCACCTGGCCCGACGGCCCGTGGATCTCGACCCTGTACTTCGACCCCAGCCAGGCCGAGTCGGCCAACGACATGGATGCCGCCCCGCTGCCCCAGAAAGACCTCAACAAGAAGGCGGTGTGGGGCCAGAGCCACCAGTTCGCGCTGCCCCGCCAGGCCAACCCCGACCCCGAGAAGCGCGCTGCCGCGCTCAAGTTCATCCTGTGGATGAGCGAGCACAGCGCCGACTGGGCCAAGGCTGGCCAGGTGCCCGCGCGCAACTCGGCCCGCGACGAGGCCCTGAACGGCAGCGACCCCATCCTGCAGAAGCTGAAGGCCTGGGCTTCCGAGCTGCCCTACGTCTCCTTCATGCCCGCCCACCCCATGCTGCTGGAGGTGATGCCGCGCATTGCAGCCAATGTGGAGGGCGCGCTGCTCGACCAGTGGAGCATCGAGGAGGGTCTGAAGAAGGCCGAGGACGAGGTAAACCAGATCCTGGCTGGCTAG
- a CDS encoding HAMP domain-containing protein, producing the protein MPRLSIRSKIILLLVSVPAIVVLVMLAVLFTLNSQNQQLLNGLLSGELKAQSEQSIQQIAQSQGTIANQQLTTIYANTMLAGEISQGILTHPEAFGRYWEPGNYTFSDQGVYGTFTQRGDSSNLYVPNTKPLTPAMTSLITTSEFLDLPYRAVFHANPDASYVYINTPDTINRGYPFSAIDGLPPDMDVRNFNFFYLADAEHNPQKTPVWTPPYVDPLGRGWVITCATPVYSDTTLLGVAAIDMELTKLIAQTEAFSIPNTSAFAFIMDANGTLVAAPNTQHTTLGLPPFPTPEKIMGDEKLLDSLNLFQSSNQKLATVAKEIAASAEPSGARSLPSNGQEYILAYQRVATTGWTYAIMVPAADTTRAVRNISTALDTQERTTTITMVALSLILLVLVAIVGLYFAQQMIRPIGLLDQAAQAAARGELSGNLPVTTRDELGRLVGNFNVMTRRLQASYLAAQQANAALEVQVAERTAALEEQRAELANTLAELQESTDTLRRMSTPIIPVFQGVVVLPIIGNLDEKRGEQIMKDLLHAVEHEKARMVLFDVTGAGMLDVQAAQVMVNAAVAAQLLGAHTILVGLRPEAAETLVSLGADLSALTPSATLQSGLLLALRRLGRKVAQI; encoded by the coding sequence ATGCCCCGTCTCAGCATCCGAAGTAAGATCATTCTCCTTCTGGTCTCGGTGCCCGCCATCGTCGTCCTTGTCATGCTAGCTGTGCTCTTCACGCTCAACAGCCAGAACCAGCAGCTGCTCAACGGCCTGCTGAGCGGCGAGCTCAAGGCCCAGTCCGAGCAGTCCATCCAGCAGATCGCCCAGTCGCAGGGCACGATCGCCAACCAGCAGCTCACCACGATCTACGCCAACACTATGCTGGCGGGCGAGATCAGCCAGGGCATCCTGACTCACCCCGAGGCGTTCGGGCGCTACTGGGAGCCGGGCAACTACACGTTTAGCGACCAGGGCGTGTACGGCACCTTCACACAGCGGGGCGATAGCTCGAACCTGTATGTGCCGAACACCAAGCCGCTGACCCCAGCGATGACCAGCCTGATCACCACGTCGGAGTTTCTCGATCTACCCTACCGCGCGGTCTTCCACGCCAACCCCGACGCCAGCTACGTCTACATCAACACGCCCGACACCATCAACCGCGGCTACCCGTTCTCGGCGATCGACGGCCTGCCGCCCGACATGGACGTGCGCAACTTCAACTTCTTCTACCTGGCCGACGCCGAGCACAACCCGCAGAAGACGCCGGTGTGGACGCCGCCCTACGTCGACCCGCTGGGGCGCGGCTGGGTGATCACCTGCGCCACGCCGGTGTACAGCGACACCACGCTACTGGGCGTGGCCGCTATCGACATGGAGCTGACCAAGCTGATCGCCCAGACCGAGGCCTTCAGCATCCCCAACACCAGCGCCTTCGCCTTTATCATGGATGCCAATGGCACCCTGGTGGCCGCGCCTAACACACAGCACACCACCCTAGGACTCCCGCCTTTCCCGACCCCCGAAAAAATCATGGGCGACGAGAAGCTGCTGGATAGCCTCAACCTCTTCCAGTCGAGCAACCAGAAGCTGGCGACGGTGGCCAAAGAGATCGCCGCCAGCGCCGAGCCCTCGGGCGCGCGCTCGCTGCCAAGCAACGGGCAGGAATACATCCTGGCCTACCAGCGGGTCGCCACCACCGGCTGGACCTATGCGATCATGGTGCCCGCCGCCGACACCACCCGCGCGGTGCGCAATATCAGCACGGCGCTAGATACCCAGGAGCGCACCACCACGATCACCATGGTGGCGCTGTCGCTCATCCTGCTAGTGCTGGTGGCGATCGTGGGCCTCTACTTCGCCCAGCAGATGATCCGCCCGATCGGCCTGTTGGATCAGGCGGCCCAGGCGGCGGCGCGCGGCGAGCTGAGCGGCAACCTGCCCGTCACCACCCGCGACGAGCTTGGGCGGCTGGTAGGTAACTTCAATGTGATGACGCGGCGGCTGCAGGCCAGCTACCTGGCTGCCCAGCAGGCCAACGCCGCGCTCGAAGTTCAGGTGGCCGAGCGCACCGCCGCACTCGAAGAGCAGCGCGCCGAGCTGGCCAACACGCTGGCCGAGCTGCAGGAGAGCACCGACACGCTGCGCCGCATGTCTACCCCGATCATCCCAGTGTTCCAGGGCGTGGTGGTGCTGCCAATCATCGGCAACCTCGATGAGAAGCGCGGCGAACAGATCATGAAAGACCTGCTGCACGCCGTCGAGCACGAGAAGGCCCGTATGGTGCTGTTCGATGTGACTGGCGCGGGCATGCTGGATGTGCAGGCGGCCCAGGTCATGGTGAACGCAGCGGTGGCTGCCCAGCTGCTGGGCGCACACACCATCCTGGTAGGCCTGCGCCCCGAGGCCGCCGAGACGCTGGTAAGCCTGGGGGCCGACCTGAGCGCGCTGACGCCCAGCGCCACACTGCAGAGCGGCCTGCTGCTGGCGCTGCGCCGCCTGGGCCGCAAGGTCGCCCAGATCTAG